The Argiope bruennichi chromosome 9, qqArgBrue1.1, whole genome shotgun sequence genome contains a region encoding:
- the LOC129984771 gene encoding glycine-rich protein-like, protein MKMFLLVVFACIALAQASFLPVQPYDYGYAVNNLFSHQYKHEAGNGVGGVVGSYGTVDARGNFQYRNYASGAGYPIYGYGLNGYGLRYDGYGHPYGVYGNLGYGYGGVLGHPALI, encoded by the exons ATGTTTCTTCTCGTCGTCTTTGCTTGCATTGCATTGGCTCAAGCc tctttCCTTCCTGTCCAACCTTATGATTACGGATATGCCGTCAATAATCTCTTCAGCCACCAGTACAAGCACGAAGCCGGAAACGGCGTTGGAGGTGTAGTGGGAAGCTACGGTACCGTTGATGCTAGAGGAAACTTCCAATACAGGAATTATGCATCGGGTGCCGGATACCCCATCTACGGCTATGGATTAAATGGATACGGGCTCAGATACGATGGATATGGACATCCATATGGAGTTTATGGAAATCTTGGTTATGGTTATGGAGGCGTATTGGGACACCCAGCCTTGATTTAA